Proteins encoded together in one Streptomyces sp. NBC_01216 window:
- a CDS encoding TetR family transcriptional regulator — translation MTGQVRTVDGRVAGRRGQATRQKLLDCLSEMLSSSPYRDVKVIDVARKAGTSPATFYQYFPDVEGAVLEIAEEMAKEGTGLTELLSGRSWVGKAGWTTSEELVEGFLDFWRRHDAILRVVDLGAAEGDKRFYKIRMKILNSVTNSLTDAVKELQAKGRVDKDVSPAAMAGSLVAMLASVAGHQKGFQTWGVKQAELKPNLALLVHLGITGKKPVK, via the coding sequence ATGACAGGACAAGTACGCACCGTCGACGGCCGCGTGGCCGGACGACGCGGTCAGGCGACGCGGCAGAAGCTGCTCGACTGCCTCAGCGAGATGCTCAGCTCCTCGCCGTACCGGGACGTCAAGGTCATCGACGTGGCCCGGAAGGCGGGCACTTCCCCCGCGACCTTCTACCAGTACTTCCCCGATGTCGAGGGCGCCGTCCTCGAGATCGCGGAGGAAATGGCCAAGGAGGGAACGGGATTGACCGAACTGCTCTCCGGCCGTTCCTGGGTCGGCAAGGCCGGCTGGACGACCTCCGAGGAACTCGTCGAGGGTTTCCTGGACTTCTGGCGCAGGCACGACGCGATCCTGCGCGTGGTGGACCTCGGGGCCGCCGAGGGCGACAAACGCTTCTACAAGATCAGGATGAAGATCCTCAACTCCGTCACCAACTCCCTGACGGACGCGGTGAAGGAACTCCAGGCGAAGGGCAGGGTCGACAAGGACGTCAGCCCCGCGGCGATGGCGGGCTCCCTGGTCGCCATGCTGGCCTCGGTCGCCGGCCACCAGAAGGGGTTCCAGACCTGGGGCGTGAAGCAGGCCGAACTGAAGCCGAACCTGGCGCTGTTGGTCCATCTGGGCATCACGGGGAAGAAGCCCGTGAAGTAG
- a CDS encoding outer membrane protein assembly factor BamB family protein: protein MEQLTQHDPRRIGPFEVLGRLGAGGMGLVYLARSASGRRVAIKTVRTELAEDQLFRVRFTREVEAARAVSGFYTAAVVDADPRAAVPWLATAYVPAPSLEEIVNECGPLPAQAVRWLAAGVAEALQSIHGAGLVHRDLKPSNVLVVEDGPRVIDFGIASGVSNTRLTMTNVAVGTPAYMSPEQARDSRSVTGASDVFSLGSMLVFAATGHAPFHGANPVETVFMLLREGPDLEGLPDELRPLIESCMQMDVSRRPSPADLQAQLAPHLFGSGSDDSGTASAWLPQSATAMIEHRRGGRTSLPAPVSAPPAPPVPPRPPRPAPEGGADPRGNGHPVPAGRHAGPAEGGGPVRLAGATVPIGPGPRVADTRATFGLGAGAGPATGWIRPPGGANGTEPGPPPGARPLPSPAPPADGPSPAQQQEPGLWRPWRFRMSNDVWGTPVVDGDLLYVTSFEVHALDVASGRRQFKTRDVAWSMAVEQGRIHASDGPTLYALDSSDGGERWRLATDAWVYSLQVDRGTLVTGTRGGGVQAWEASTGAKLWEVTGAQSDFETPEAGPSVHGDTVYVWRDARLWALEARSGAERWSYPVGDAASCGGVPVRVAPAEDGCVYVAAGTRVLSIDIAGGHVRWHFEAPAVFLSPPVFAPGPAVTGGGVYLADYLGTVYALDAATGQDRWRIATEARQSVEPVLVVDGNVHVGSGSALYTLDAVTGTPKWRFAAGGELIGAPVVADGRVHFGSADHVLYTLDATGGQLRWKLATGGEITGSPVARDGVVYACSKDRCVYALDAVKGTATGRSAARS, encoded by the coding sequence GTGGAGCAGCTGACGCAGCACGACCCGAGACGGATCGGGCCTTTCGAGGTGCTGGGCCGGCTCGGCGCAGGTGGCATGGGTCTCGTGTACCTCGCACGCTCGGCGTCCGGGCGTCGGGTGGCGATCAAGACCGTGCGGACCGAACTCGCCGAGGACCAGCTGTTCCGCGTCCGATTCACCCGTGAGGTCGAGGCCGCGCGGGCCGTCTCCGGTTTCTACACGGCGGCCGTCGTCGACGCCGACCCGCGGGCGGCCGTGCCCTGGCTGGCCACCGCCTACGTTCCCGCGCCCTCTCTCGAGGAAATAGTGAACGAGTGCGGGCCGCTGCCGGCCCAGGCGGTGCGCTGGCTGGCCGCCGGTGTCGCCGAGGCCCTGCAGTCCATCCACGGCGCGGGTCTGGTCCACCGCGACCTGAAGCCGTCCAACGTCCTGGTCGTCGAGGACGGGCCGCGGGTGATCGACTTCGGTATCGCCTCCGGGGTCTCCAACACCCGCCTGACCATGACCAACGTCGCGGTCGGCACGCCCGCGTACATGTCTCCCGAGCAGGCCCGCGACTCGCGCAGCGTCACCGGCGCCAGCGACGTGTTCTCGCTGGGGTCGATGCTGGTGTTCGCCGCCACCGGCCATGCCCCGTTCCACGGTGCCAACCCGGTCGAGACCGTCTTCATGCTGCTGCGCGAGGGCCCTGACCTGGAAGGACTGCCGGACGAGCTGCGCCCGCTCATCGAGTCCTGCATGCAGATGGACGTCTCTCGCCGCCCCTCCCCGGCCGACCTCCAGGCGCAGCTCGCCCCGCACCTCTTCGGCTCGGGCAGCGACGACAGCGGCACGGCCTCCGCCTGGCTGCCGCAGAGCGCCACCGCGATGATCGAGCACCGCCGCGGCGGCCGGACGAGTCTCCCCGCGCCGGTCTCCGCACCGCCCGCGCCGCCCGTACCGCCGCGCCCGCCCCGGCCCGCACCGGAAGGGGGCGCGGACCCCCGTGGGAACGGCCACCCCGTCCCGGCCGGCCGGCACGCCGGTCCCGCGGAGGGCGGCGGTCCGGTCCGGCTCGCCGGGGCCACCGTCCCGATCGGGCCGGGGCCCCGGGTCGCCGACACCCGCGCCACCTTCGGTCTGGGGGCCGGAGCCGGTCCGGCCACCGGCTGGATCCGTCCGCCCGGCGGGGCGAACGGCACCGAGCCAGGTCCGCCCCCGGGTGCCCGGCCGCTGCCCTCGCCCGCCCCGCCCGCCGACGGCCCGTCCCCGGCCCAGCAGCAGGAGCCGGGTCTCTGGCGGCCCTGGCGTTTCCGGATGTCGAACGACGTCTGGGGCACCCCGGTCGTCGACGGCGACCTGCTGTACGTGACGTCCTTCGAGGTGCACGCCCTGGACGTGGCCAGCGGCCGACGCCAGTTCAAGACCCGCGACGTGGCCTGGTCCATGGCGGTGGAACAGGGTCGCATCCACGCCTCCGACGGTCCCACGCTGTACGCGCTCGACTCCTCCGACGGCGGCGAGCGCTGGCGTCTCGCGACGGACGCGTGGGTGTACTCGCTTCAGGTCGACCGGGGCACGCTGGTGACCGGTACCCGGGGCGGCGGGGTCCAGGCGTGGGAGGCGTCCACCGGAGCCAAGCTGTGGGAGGTCACCGGCGCGCAGAGCGACTTCGAGACCCCGGAGGCCGGCCCGTCCGTCCACGGCGACACGGTGTACGTCTGGCGGGACGCCCGGCTGTGGGCCCTGGAAGCGCGCAGCGGTGCCGAGCGCTGGTCGTACCCGGTCGGCGACGCCGCCTCCTGCGGCGGTGTCCCGGTCCGGGTGGCACCGGCCGAGGACGGCTGCGTGTACGTCGCGGCCGGCACCCGGGTGCTGTCGATCGACATCGCCGGCGGACACGTCCGCTGGCACTTCGAGGCACCCGCGGTCTTCCTCTCCCCGCCGGTCTTCGCCCCCGGGCCGGCCGTCACCGGCGGCGGCGTCTATCTCGCCGACTACCTCGGCACGGTCTACGCGCTGGACGCGGCCACCGGCCAGGACCGCTGGCGGATCGCCACCGAGGCCCGCCAGTCGGTCGAGCCGGTCCTGGTCGTCGACGGCAACGTGCACGTCGGCAGCGGAAGCGCGCTGTACACGCTCGACGCGGTCACCGGCACCCCGAAGTGGCGGTTCGCGGCGGGCGGGGAGCTGATCGGCGCCCCGGTCGTCGCCGACGGCCGGGTGCACTTCGGCTCCGCCGACCACGTCCTCTACACGCTGGACGCGACGGGCGGCCAGCTGCGCTGGAAGTTGGCGACCGGCGGTGAGATCACCGGTTCGCCGGTGGCCCGTGACGGGGTCGTGTACGCGTGCAGCAAGGACCGGTGCGTGTACGCCCTGGACGCCGTCAAGGGCACGGCCACGGGACGGTCCGCGGCCCGCTCCTGA
- a CDS encoding VOC family protein encodes MAAFTEGTPCWVDAQLPDLEAGKRFYGELFGWTFDADRDEALSDGERVAGLLPKRDGRMPTTWTVYLATSDAGTLAARIKAAGGRMIMEPYPVGPFGVMALAADPGGAVFGLRQTGEDDGFEKTMRPGSFCWMEVYTRERDAVDTFYASVFGYLGRQIEAAEEGRDSGFDYRVWSPPGSRSEQDTAFGGRAVLTEAFPAAMPGHILVYFAVRDCDETCATAVRLGGRVTNPPFDTPHGRIAVLHDNQGARFAVLAEPTAADPPAGPAEAAAEPGAGLESESASASEGTVPADSDAPGTPDASEARDTPGGAPGTGTGPVRGAGTGPGSADGPRPAPGPGSPAGGEPGEMR; translated from the coding sequence ATGGCCGCATTCACGGAGGGCACCCCGTGCTGGGTGGACGCGCAGCTTCCCGACCTCGAGGCGGGCAAGCGGTTCTACGGCGAACTCTTCGGCTGGACCTTCGACGCCGACCGGGACGAGGCCCTCAGCGACGGCGAACGGGTGGCCGGACTCCTGCCCAAGCGGGACGGCAGGATGCCGACCACCTGGACGGTCTACCTGGCCACCTCGGACGCCGGCACGCTCGCCGCCCGGATCAAGGCCGCCGGCGGGCGGATGATCATGGAGCCCTATCCCGTCGGCCCGTTCGGCGTGATGGCGCTCGCCGCCGATCCCGGCGGCGCGGTCTTCGGACTGCGCCAGACGGGGGAGGACGACGGCTTCGAGAAGACGATGCGGCCCGGTTCCTTTTGCTGGATGGAGGTCTACACGCGGGAGCGGGACGCGGTCGACACCTTCTACGCCTCCGTCTTCGGCTACCTGGGCCGCCAGATCGAGGCGGCCGAGGAGGGCCGGGACAGCGGATTCGACTACCGGGTCTGGTCTCCGCCCGGCTCCCGCTCCGAGCAGGACACCGCCTTCGGCGGCCGGGCCGTGCTCACCGAGGCGTTCCCGGCGGCGATGCCCGGCCACATCCTGGTCTATTTCGCCGTCCGTGACTGCGACGAGACCTGCGCCACGGCCGTCCGGCTCGGCGGACGCGTCACCAACCCGCCCTTCGACACCCCGCACGGCCGGATCGCCGTCCTGCACGACAACCAGGGCGCGCGCTTCGCGGTCCTGGCCGAGCCCACCGCCGCGGACCCCCCGGCCGGTCCGGCCGAGGCTGCGGCCGAGCCGGGCGCCGGGCTCGAGTCCGAGTCCGCGTCCGCGTCCGAGGGAACCGTCCCCGCCGACTCCGACGCTCCCGGCACCCCCGACGCCTCCGAGGCGCGCGACACTCCCGGCGGCGCGCCCGGAACCGGCACCGGCCCGGTCCGGGGCGCCGGCACCGGGCCGGGCTCGGCGGACGGCCCCCGGCCCGCTCCCGGACCGGGGTCGCCGGCCGGCGGGGAGCCCGGCGAAATGAGATAG